One part of the Anaerolineales bacterium genome encodes these proteins:
- the rpsF gene encoding 30S ribosomal protein S6, with protein sequence MREYELLYIVPTSFTEEELGNVEKNVSAILEKNAATVVKTLRLGKLRFAYPIKHETYGHYVLLRFQSEPGAVIGVSEGLRLIPKEVLRYIILNAEEAGGEFRLVQFQPVVVEDKRKMRPRKGAPTKQESPEKEREEQKAGVAALEGSKEVRPAEAEAKLEQLSAEDLQKKIDEALDEKA encoded by the coding sequence ATGCGAGAGTACGAACTTCTGTATATTGTGCCGACGAGCTTTACGGAGGAAGAGCTCGGAAACGTGGAAAAAAATGTCTCCGCCATTCTCGAAAAGAATGCGGCGACGGTTGTAAAAACGCTCCGTCTCGGAAAGCTCCGTTTCGCGTACCCGATAAAGCATGAAACGTACGGACACTATGTGCTTTTGCGCTTTCAGTCCGAACCGGGCGCGGTTATTGGCGTAAGCGAAGGCCTCCGTCTGATTCCGAAGGAAGTCCTCCGATACATTATTCTGAATGCCGAGGAGGCGGGCGGGGAGTTCAGGCTCGTGCAATTCCAGCCGGTTGTGGTGGAGGACAAGCGAAAGATGCGTCCTCGAAAAGGAGCGCCGACAAAGCAGGAGAGTCCTGAAAAGGAGCGAGAGGAACAAAAAGCCGGCGTCGCGGCCCTGGAAGGTTCAAAGGAGGTTCGGCCTGCCGAAGCGGAAGCAAAGCTTGAACAGCTTTCCGCCGAGGATCTTCAGAAAAAGATTGATGAGGCTTTGGATGAAAAGGCGTAA
- a CDS encoding single-stranded DNA-binding protein: MNLNRAMIIGNLTRDPEVRTTTSGQTVANFAVATNSMWTDAQGQKQERTEFHNVVAWARLGEIVGQYLTKGRKVYVEGRLQTRDWETPDGQKRQRTEIVAENVIMLDKAPQSGEPLQAATPVPAHAGAPAVEKTMGEEEIKVEDIPF; the protein is encoded by the coding sequence ATGAATCTCAATCGAGCCATGATTATCGGCAATCTTACGCGCGATCCAGAGGTCCGGACCACCACAAGCGGCCAGACCGTCGCCAACTTCGCCGTCGCCACGAACAGTATGTGGACGGATGCGCAGGGGCAAAAACAGGAACGCACCGAATTTCACAATGTGGTCGCCTGGGCGCGCCTCGGCGAAATCGTCGGTCAATACCTTACCAAGGGCCGAAAGGTGTATGTGGAAGGACGCCTGCAGACTCGCGACTGGGAAACGCCGGACGGACAAAAGCGCCAGCGCACGGAAATCGTCGCCGAAAACGTGATTATGCTCGATAAGGCCCCGCAGAGCGGAGAACCTCTGCAGGCCGCCACCCCGGTCCCGGCTCACGCCGGGGCCCCGGCGGTCGAGAAGACCATGGGAGAGGAAGAAATAAAAGTCGAGGACATCCCGTTCTAG
- a CDS encoding 30S ribosomal protein S18 produces the protein MAKQPVKDRQCFFCKNNKDVIDYKDTDQLRRYLSSFGKIVPRKRSGVCAWHQRKLANAIKRSRFMGLLPYLVR, from the coding sequence ATGGCCAAACAGCCAGTAAAAGACCGCCAGTGTTTCTTCTGCAAGAACAATAAGGACGTCATCGATTACAAAGACACGGATCAGCTCCGGCGTTACCTTTCGAGTTTCGGGAAAATCGTGCCGCGCAAGCGTTCCGGCGTGTGCGCCTGGCATCAGCGCAAGCTTGCGAACGCCATCAAGCGCAGCCGTTTTATGGGTCTTTTGCCGTATTTGGTGCGATAG
- the genX gene encoding EF-P lysine aminoacylase GenX → MNIEWLKQKAAAVKAIRQFFDERGYTEMHTPRLVGLPGQEPHLEPFWTEVIEQGGAPHPAALVTSPEYSMKKLLAAGMDRIYDLGPCFRNEEPFDGSHDPEFLMLEWYRKNADLDSLMDETEEMVKAVRREPWAVGQSSLIPDGPFRRVTCEEAWRMYAGTELAPLLEDREAMARVALEHGQTVSESDSWDDIYFKIFLSAIEPKLGSEPTFLYRYPASQAALARRTTNDQRFADRVELYIGGLELANGFAELTDANEQRKRFLEEQEMRRKLGKDVWPVDEALLRALPDMGNTVGTAFGVDRFAMLLTGAASINEVIPFSARERFSR, encoded by the coding sequence ATGAATATTGAATGGTTAAAACAAAAGGCTGCCGCGGTGAAGGCCATTCGGCAGTTTTTTGATGAGCGCGGATATACGGAAATGCATACGCCGCGGCTCGTGGGGCTTCCCGGTCAGGAGCCGCATCTCGAACCGTTCTGGACGGAAGTTATCGAACAGGGTGGCGCGCCGCATCCCGCCGCTCTCGTCACGAGCCCGGAATATTCCATGAAGAAACTCCTGGCCGCGGGAATGGATCGTATCTACGACCTCGGCCCGTGTTTTCGAAATGAAGAACCGTTCGACGGCTCGCATGACCCGGAGTTTTTAATGCTTGAGTGGTATCGGAAAAATGCCGACCTCGATTCATTAATGGATGAGACGGAGGAAATGGTGAAGGCCGTGAGGCGTGAGCCGTGGGCCGTGGGGCAGAGCTCGCTGATACCTGACGGGCCGTTCCGGAGAGTGACATGCGAAGAGGCGTGGAGAATGTATGCGGGCACCGAACTCGCTCCGCTGCTCGAAGATCGGGAAGCAATGGCGCGCGTCGCGTTGGAACATGGCCAGACCGTTTCAGAGAGCGACAGTTGGGACGACATCTATTTCAAGATCTTCCTCTCCGCAATCGAGCCGAAGCTCGGGAGCGAACCGACCTTTCTGTATCGCTATCCTGCCTCGCAGGCCGCGCTTGCTCGACGCACGACGAACGACCAACGTTTTGCGGACCGTGTTGAGCTCTATATCGGCGGCCTGGAACTCGCGAACGGCTTTGCGGAACTTACGGATGCGAACGAACAACGCAAGCGCTTTCTTGAAGAGCAAGAGATGCGTCGGAAGCTCGGAAAAGACGTCTGGCCGGTTGACGAAGCGCTTCTCCGAGCATTGCCGGACATGGGAAATACGGTGGGCACGGCATTCGGCGTGGATCGATTCGCTATGCTTCTTA